One Curtobacterium sp. MCLR17_032 genomic window carries:
- a CDS encoding peptidoglycan-binding domain-containing protein, protein MPLIGIWLVAALIAAGTIYVAPIVQARDVDQSGPTFVRVGLREDAERTSVNVKVTPRAPEEVHGSVDGVVTAVKVAVGQAISTGTPMVTVSGVTVIGYVADAPLYRPLAMGDTGPDVVQLSGILHQIGYLTEAAAGSSTYGAPQVAAVKLLQRAAGAPVDGTFTLSLVAWVPTTSTTVSEIRAGVGSSVADGAALVTTSAEEDAVAVTTADDQAVTPMFSAGALEFSAGSHHSTVKSLDMTGDEVTALAAELRAAANANEISSQAQGNGTVFNGVIVSLADPRRVGVVPSSALFVARSGGFCVFEQKGNTVRAAKVQDPGSVDGELGSTAVSADLSGQEIARYPNALTSSERSKCM, encoded by the coding sequence TTGCCCCTGATTGGTATCTGGTTGGTCGCGGCGCTGATCGCCGCTGGAACTATCTACGTAGCGCCGATTGTTCAAGCTCGGGACGTCGACCAATCAGGTCCCACCTTCGTGCGTGTTGGGTTACGCGAGGACGCAGAACGCACCAGCGTCAATGTGAAGGTGACGCCGCGGGCTCCTGAGGAAGTGCATGGATCCGTCGACGGTGTGGTGACCGCGGTGAAGGTCGCTGTCGGCCAGGCGATTTCGACGGGAACGCCGATGGTGACTGTCAGTGGGGTTACCGTTATCGGTTACGTCGCCGACGCTCCCTTGTATCGCCCCCTCGCCATGGGTGACACTGGCCCAGATGTAGTCCAGCTCTCCGGAATTCTCCACCAGATCGGTTACTTGACCGAGGCCGCAGCGGGATCCTCAACCTACGGCGCACCCCAGGTAGCCGCGGTGAAGCTTCTGCAGAGGGCCGCCGGCGCTCCCGTTGACGGGACCTTCACGTTGTCGCTCGTCGCCTGGGTCCCGACTACGAGTACCACGGTAAGCGAGATTCGTGCCGGCGTGGGCTCATCGGTGGCGGACGGAGCCGCTTTGGTTACGACGTCGGCAGAAGAGGACGCGGTCGCGGTGACGACCGCCGACGATCAGGCGGTGACCCCGATGTTCAGTGCGGGTGCGCTTGAGTTCAGCGCCGGAAGTCATCACAGCACCGTTAAGAGTCTCGACATGACGGGCGACGAAGTAACGGCCCTCGCTGCCGAACTGCGGGCCGCCGCCAATGCGAACGAAATCTCATCGCAGGCTCAAGGCAACGGCACTGTCTTCAACGGCGTAATTGTCTCCCTCGCAGATCCCCGCCGTGTGGGTGTGGTCCCGTCCAGCGCGCTTTTCGTGGCGCGCAGTGGCGGGTTCTGCGTATTCGAGCAGAAGGGAAACACTGTGCGGGCGGCCAAGGTGCAGGACCCTGGGAGTGTTGACGGGGAGCTAGGCAGCACAGCCGTTTCGGCCGACCTCTCCGGGCAGGAGATCGCGCGGTACCCCAATGCGCTCACGTCCTCGGAGCGCTCGAAGTGCATGTGA
- a CDS encoding ATP-binding cassette domain-containing protein, with the protein MHVTVADGSLLFGDRSVFQDVQARFDSGMVSAIVGPSGSGKSSLLACIAGEMALTTGTIEVARDGNNEPPNPTDVVWVPQGSNALGSRSAMDNVMIGPLAEGRSPEAAAQLAQDALHRVGLASVAYQRARTLSGGELQRLAFARALSTNRPIILADEPSASLDAQNTHALAGLLAELRPAGIIIVATHDPILIDSASRVLDLRRA; encoded by the coding sequence GTGCATGTGACGGTCGCGGACGGGTCTTTGCTTTTTGGTGATCGAAGCGTTTTCCAGGACGTCCAAGCACGTTTCGATTCCGGGATGGTGTCGGCGATCGTAGGCCCCTCAGGGTCTGGCAAATCGAGCCTCCTCGCCTGCATCGCCGGCGAGATGGCATTGACGACCGGCACGATTGAGGTGGCCAGGGACGGGAACAACGAACCTCCGAACCCGACGGATGTGGTCTGGGTCCCTCAGGGTTCCAACGCGTTGGGTTCACGGTCGGCGATGGACAATGTCATGATCGGACCACTTGCGGAGGGCCGTTCTCCCGAGGCGGCGGCCCAGCTCGCGCAAGATGCGCTGCACCGGGTGGGCTTGGCGTCCGTCGCCTATCAGCGAGCACGGACTCTTTCCGGCGGCGAGTTGCAGCGGTTGGCATTTGCGCGGGCGCTTTCGACGAATCGGCCCATCATCCTCGCCGATGAACCCTCCGCGAGTCTCGACGCGCAGAACACTCACGCCCTCGCCGGCCTCCTCGCTGAACTCCGACCTGCAGGGATCATCATCGTTGCCACCCACGATCCGATCTTGATCGATAGTGCCAGCCGCGTACTCGATCTGAGACGCGCATGA
- a CDS encoding antitoxin VbhA family protein: MSLHLSNDRILWGHVLLEDTENPDAHLAQILVRPTDVEPGYELYDKNNTVLSDLTVPAVREANRIVQTLLIPASEIARREKAVRAVIHSGYLEGFPDDMPWQSQLWMYARGEVTREQLSAYADEGRQIPRQPAHSAVGPADVPEDWWQTTQARIRRNLLNTTLTEPEVAAALQISIDEVGELFEANRLTSFDLDGEERIPDWQLVRPALPEFGDPSSLLPGLDVLYAAAPQPLLDAAAMTEFMTTPLDFLTVDNRILTPLDWMREGRPLTTIIALFRGRRWRP, translated from the coding sequence GTGTCCCTGCACTTGTCGAACGACCGGATCCTCTGGGGGCACGTGCTCCTCGAGGACACCGAGAATCCGGACGCGCACCTGGCGCAGATCCTCGTCCGCCCCACCGACGTCGAGCCCGGGTACGAGCTCTACGACAAGAACAACACGGTCCTGTCCGACCTGACGGTGCCGGCGGTGCGGGAAGCGAACCGCATCGTGCAGACCCTCCTCATCCCCGCCTCCGAGATTGCGCGACGGGAGAAAGCGGTTCGGGCGGTCATTCACTCGGGCTACTTGGAAGGGTTCCCGGACGACATGCCGTGGCAGTCGCAGCTATGGATGTACGCCCGCGGAGAAGTCACCCGCGAACAACTCAGCGCCTACGCCGACGAAGGCCGACAAATCCCGCGCCAACCCGCACACAGTGCTGTCGGTCCGGCGGACGTTCCCGAGGACTGGTGGCAGACCACGCAAGCCCGGATCCGCCGGAACCTCCTCAACACCACCCTCACCGAACCAGAAGTCGCTGCCGCACTGCAGATCAGCATCGACGAGGTCGGTGAGCTGTTCGAAGCGAACCGGCTGACGAGCTTCGACCTCGACGGGGAAGAACGCATCCCCGACTGGCAACTCGTCCGACCCGCACTCCCCGAGTTCGGTGACCCGTCCTCACTGCTGCCCGGCCTCGACGTCCTCTACGCGGCAGCACCCCAACCACTCCTCGACGCGGCCGCAATGACCGAGTTCATGACCACACCCCTCGACTTCCTCACCGTCGACAACCGGATCCTGACACCGCTCGACTGGATGCGGGAAGGACGACCGCTGACGACGATCATCGCCCTGTTCCGCGGACGACGGTGGCGACCATGA
- a CDS encoding NACHT domain-containing protein, whose protein sequence is MTTGARVSREPTAQAPARQGMSGGASNELGSDHRAGVAAYLAVAGMYAEKVAPDLEAVPTAIDLETTDATDDIRCEMSDGTTWFIQAKVRGTLAEPFRKTAAQWARQVLDDGDEVVMASAHFSRPIVDAQAVFTYDRSSRGQRPNQAAQANAEKVLHVAELVDTSLRERLRRQARFFTCDTGDDGLQRTVTEERLKELVGHGRGAAAFEVLARRFAVAARRQERTTLEDWVTALEDAGLEVVADRNGPPGRREALRLRCEKSYRAALSARTDLLDLATLVPGMPTVPVDDLLSDWDLDRPQVKDRTLPQDASLVARRVRRLLVSGLPGMGKSTMLEQLAARWSSDSSAPLPVLVRFAAVAHRIETGEGLSLELLASLAAAAANSEHHSDVVDAIVEAVHRGHAVFLIDGLDETFAMLGRVLSDLRRLVEQIPNQVGWVVTSRPGAAAVFDAEELGFERTTLVFSGGAQRAVDAILSYEARRQNVPDSERGAWIAKRSEWYLKGARAGRGSDALLDTPMHVSLLASHVARHGIIEASISDLLPVVIQERAHLQRDVRTAGAPPGGWDAAVRDEMALDVIVALGHALATDERLPFATAEEIAVSALERWELPQPIRSAIAPQLIWFWDERAAVLTREGDDLRARSRRWADVTDALWLNGCAPDRFGEWLDTALQVEGRREAVLLAAALVPGLLGAIQERLRSPTDTTVEATRVLVTWIRERGVGMLDIAALQEDLLTAAPSMPSHIGGGTLPEQLRRAGMLRDDIIESAASLPVDPSEREQRDAALDALVPAMQHRRVLAAIAAVADADADAETELPDAVLQTMNATAVARKPSGPAQYDTRTGALMIDGSDRLGAGIDALATRIAQSNIVLSPAQVSWVFDALWRSASNDYERGTAALKARGYVDPEPERHTNGFDLRGLRSHDAYLSFEWLLLPIAAPNASPITSERWRLSALAALLQSTTVGELGLPESSQLVDADPVELHDWLDLAVTATGADWSAIRSDACYALSLDWDDLTRALFLLCRDTKSPTADPGRFTDDDRRRVEKLLRSPIPHFSNAALKYVLRGEHGLAIADDMEDANLSADAAHNVALSVIGTSTDEARTAVDMLARERPAVRLAAAHAAFVLAGSPNAHELLARCFQDDDWSIRVAAGADLETAEGARWWSCPNCEYRNDGVSALPCSACLTHRRPNIRTRHQ, encoded by the coding sequence ATGACAACCGGGGCGCGGGTCTCGCGTGAGCCAACGGCGCAAGCGCCTGCACGGCAAGGTATGAGCGGGGGCGCGAGCAACGAACTCGGTAGTGACCACCGCGCGGGAGTCGCCGCGTATCTCGCGGTCGCAGGGATGTACGCCGAGAAAGTCGCTCCGGACCTAGAAGCGGTACCGACGGCGATCGACCTAGAAACTACCGACGCCACGGACGACATCCGATGCGAGATGTCGGACGGGACGACCTGGTTCATCCAGGCAAAGGTTCGCGGGACTCTCGCTGAGCCCTTCCGAAAGACCGCGGCCCAGTGGGCTCGACAAGTCCTTGACGACGGCGACGAGGTTGTAATGGCGTCGGCCCACTTCAGCCGTCCGATCGTCGACGCGCAAGCAGTCTTCACTTACGACCGGAGCTCTCGAGGACAGCGCCCAAACCAGGCAGCGCAGGCCAACGCGGAGAAAGTGCTTCACGTAGCTGAACTCGTGGACACGTCCCTGCGCGAACGGCTTCGCCGCCAGGCTCGCTTTTTCACATGCGACACAGGTGACGACGGCCTGCAACGGACGGTCACCGAAGAGCGTCTCAAAGAACTTGTTGGGCACGGACGCGGTGCGGCGGCCTTCGAGGTACTGGCACGCAGATTCGCCGTCGCAGCGCGTCGGCAAGAACGGACCACGCTAGAGGACTGGGTCACCGCACTGGAGGACGCTGGCCTCGAAGTCGTCGCCGATCGTAACGGCCCACCTGGCCGCCGAGAAGCGCTACGACTTAGGTGCGAGAAAAGCTATCGAGCAGCCTTGTCAGCCCGTACCGACTTGCTCGACTTGGCCACGCTCGTTCCAGGTATGCCCACGGTTCCGGTGGACGACTTACTTTCGGACTGGGACCTCGATCGGCCCCAGGTGAAGGACCGAACGTTGCCGCAGGATGCTTCGCTGGTCGCCCGTCGGGTACGCCGGCTCCTGGTCAGTGGGCTCCCAGGCATGGGCAAAAGCACGATGCTTGAGCAGCTGGCGGCGCGCTGGTCATCCGATTCCTCAGCACCTCTGCCCGTGTTGGTCCGGTTTGCGGCGGTCGCTCACCGGATTGAGACAGGAGAAGGGTTGTCGCTTGAGCTCTTGGCTTCTCTTGCCGCGGCCGCCGCCAACTCGGAACATCACTCTGACGTCGTCGACGCGATCGTCGAGGCGGTACACCGTGGTCACGCGGTATTCCTCATCGACGGCTTGGACGAAACATTCGCAATGCTCGGGCGCGTGCTTTCGGATCTGCGCCGTCTGGTCGAGCAGATACCAAACCAGGTGGGCTGGGTCGTCACCTCGCGGCCAGGAGCGGCGGCAGTTTTTGACGCCGAGGAACTCGGATTCGAACGCACGACCCTCGTTTTCAGCGGCGGAGCGCAACGGGCGGTCGACGCGATCTTGTCCTATGAGGCCCGGAGGCAGAACGTCCCCGATAGCGAGCGCGGCGCATGGATTGCGAAGCGGTCCGAGTGGTATCTGAAGGGGGCTCGCGCTGGCCGCGGCTCCGATGCACTGCTCGACACCCCCATGCACGTGTCCCTGCTGGCCTCCCACGTCGCTCGCCACGGCATCATAGAAGCCTCAATCAGCGACCTACTCCCTGTCGTCATCCAAGAACGCGCACACCTGCAACGGGACGTGCGGACCGCCGGCGCTCCCCCCGGCGGCTGGGATGCAGCAGTCCGGGACGAGATGGCCTTGGACGTCATCGTTGCTTTGGGGCATGCGCTCGCCACAGACGAGAGGCTCCCCTTCGCCACCGCCGAGGAGATCGCTGTCAGCGCGCTTGAACGGTGGGAGCTACCGCAGCCCATCCGGTCCGCGATCGCTCCACAGCTCATCTGGTTCTGGGACGAACGAGCCGCCGTCCTAACCCGCGAAGGCGACGACCTCCGCGCTCGATCGCGACGCTGGGCCGACGTCACCGACGCACTCTGGCTGAACGGGTGCGCGCCTGACCGCTTCGGCGAATGGTTGGACACGGCCCTGCAGGTAGAAGGACGACGCGAAGCGGTCCTTCTCGCCGCAGCACTGGTACCCGGACTCCTCGGTGCCATCCAGGAACGTCTCCGAAGCCCGACAGACACAACCGTTGAAGCGACGCGGGTACTCGTTACATGGATCAGAGAGCGCGGTGTCGGAATGCTTGATATCGCGGCACTCCAGGAGGACCTCCTCACCGCGGCACCGTCCATGCCGTCCCATATCGGAGGGGGAACTTTGCCGGAGCAGCTTCGACGGGCCGGGATGCTCAGGGACGACATCATCGAATCGGCCGCCTCGCTTCCCGTCGACCCGTCAGAACGAGAGCAGCGAGATGCAGCGCTCGATGCCCTCGTGCCGGCAATGCAACATCGCCGAGTCCTCGCAGCCATCGCCGCTGTCGCAGATGCTGACGCTGACGCTGAGACGGAGTTGCCTGACGCTGTCTTGCAAACGATGAACGCTACCGCGGTCGCTCGCAAGCCCTCCGGTCCAGCACAATACGACACGCGAACCGGAGCGCTCATGATCGATGGGTCCGATCGTCTCGGAGCCGGTATCGATGCGCTTGCCACGCGGATCGCTCAATCGAACATTGTGCTGAGTCCAGCGCAAGTTTCCTGGGTATTCGATGCGTTGTGGCGCAGTGCGTCCAACGATTACGAACGCGGCACAGCCGCGCTCAAAGCGCGTGGGTACGTCGACCCGGAGCCAGAACGTCACACGAATGGGTTCGACTTGCGCGGGCTGCGGTCACACGATGCGTACCTATCATTCGAGTGGCTACTTCTCCCGATCGCAGCACCCAATGCAAGCCCGATCACTTCGGAGCGATGGCGTCTCAGTGCATTGGCCGCTCTTCTACAATCGACAACGGTCGGTGAACTCGGCCTCCCCGAAAGCTCGCAACTTGTCGACGCGGACCCTGTCGAACTGCACGATTGGCTCGACCTCGCGGTCACCGCCACGGGGGCCGACTGGTCCGCGATCAGATCCGACGCTTGCTACGCGCTGAGCCTTGACTGGGACGACCTGACTCGAGCCTTATTCTTGCTCTGCCGCGACACGAAATCACCAACAGCTGACCCAGGCCGGTTCACCGACGACGACCGGCGGCGCGTAGAAAAGCTGCTGCGATCACCTATCCCGCACTTCAGTAACGCGGCCCTCAAGTACGTCCTCCGCGGTGAGCACGGGCTGGCCATCGCAGATGACATGGAAGACGCCAATCTGAGCGCCGACGCTGCTCACAACGTCGCGCTGTCCGTCATTGGAACTTCAACAGACGAAGCGCGCACAGCTGTCGACATGCTTGCCCGGGAACGCCCAGCGGTGCGCCTCGCGGCTGCGCATGCGGCGTTCGTCTTGGCGGGGAGCCCGAACGCTCACGAACTGCTCGCAAGATGCTTTCAGGACGACGACTGGTCGATTCGCGTTGCGGCGGGCGCCGACCTCGAGACAGCGGAAGGAGCAAGGTGGTGGTCTTGTCCGAACTGCGAGTACCGGAACGACGGTGTGAGCGCTTTGCCTTGCTCCGCCTGCCTCACACATCGGCGGCCTAACATCCGCACGCGGCACCAGTGA
- a CDS encoding SHOCT domain-containing protein, producing the protein MTEYTTKWKPAKAEKRAATAREALLPGEDVWFLGVCNNLRPFMSEVALTSLRVVGLQDRSINFELRYDDIANVVFDPKKETVEVTSRAGVRTVLKMVPKADHDVMSRFVGEGRSSTPPAELMHAADAAADEAAASTARLEAAKGAEWPNSIVRGKLGRKASEAILRQCHDDEQPWFILTSSVGAGTLAAFDDRAVIIKTGALTSFMAGSLGGERSATFHFTDITGIEYNSGFVNGVLEVLTPSYSGTANHDFWSGAGKSRNSAASDPYTLSNALPFAKSEYNACLGEINELKARISRAKAPAVVVAPAPAPATDGLAEQIQKLADLRTAGVLSDDEFASAKARLIGQ; encoded by the coding sequence ATGACTGAATACACGACAAAGTGGAAGCCCGCCAAGGCGGAGAAGAGGGCCGCAACCGCGCGCGAAGCGCTCCTCCCGGGTGAGGACGTCTGGTTCCTCGGTGTGTGCAACAATCTCCGACCCTTCATGTCGGAGGTCGCCCTGACCTCGCTCCGAGTGGTCGGTCTCCAGGACCGCTCCATCAACTTCGAGTTGCGGTACGACGACATCGCGAACGTCGTGTTCGATCCCAAGAAGGAAACCGTCGAGGTCACGTCACGCGCGGGAGTTCGCACCGTCCTGAAGATGGTGCCTAAGGCTGATCATGACGTGATGTCGCGGTTCGTGGGCGAAGGTCGGTCATCGACACCCCCCGCAGAACTGATGCACGCCGCTGACGCAGCTGCGGATGAAGCCGCTGCGTCCACCGCTCGCCTCGAAGCAGCGAAGGGGGCAGAGTGGCCCAACTCGATCGTCAGAGGAAAGCTCGGACGGAAGGCGAGTGAAGCAATCCTGCGCCAGTGCCACGACGATGAGCAGCCCTGGTTCATCCTCACCTCCTCAGTCGGCGCTGGCACGCTCGCGGCGTTCGATGACAGAGCAGTCATCATCAAGACAGGTGCCCTGACGAGCTTCATGGCTGGCTCGCTGGGAGGCGAGCGCTCGGCGACCTTCCACTTCACCGACATCACGGGCATCGAGTACAACTCCGGCTTTGTGAATGGCGTGCTGGAGGTGCTCACGCCTAGCTACAGCGGCACGGCGAACCACGACTTCTGGAGCGGTGCCGGCAAGTCCCGCAACTCTGCAGCGTCCGACCCGTACACGCTGAGCAACGCTCTGCCCTTCGCGAAGTCGGAGTACAACGCCTGCCTCGGGGAGATCAACGAGCTGAAGGCTCGCATCAGCCGAGCAAAGGCGCCCGCCGTGGTCGTCGCCCCGGCCCCGGCGCCGGCGACCGATGGGCTGGCCGAGCAAATCCAGAAACTCGCTGACCTCCGAACCGCCGGAGTGCTCTCTGACGACGAGTTCGCCAGCGCGAAGGCTCGCTTGATCGGCCAGTGA
- a CDS encoding SulP family inorganic anion transporter → MRDEAPHDIPPRAPSVRFPHRRRTVTTVTQSVPVQVHHSPTVLSALRNPRILLREVLAGLVVALALIPEAISFSIIAGVDPRVGLFSAFVMAVVISFVGGRAAMISGATGAIALVVAPVMKNHGLDYLIATVLLGGVFQLVLGGLGAAKLMRFVPRSVMVGFVNALAILIFTAQLPNIIGVDRLVWPIGAAGIAIIVILPRLTKAVPAPLVAIVVLTLVTVLASIAIPTVGDEGKLPDSLPTLFIPNVPLNLETLTTIAPYALAMALVGLLESLMTAKLVDEVTDTGSRKTREALGQGVANIASGLFGGMGGCAMIGQTMINVKASGARTRISTFLSGVFLLVLVVGLGDVVAIIPMAALVAVMVMVSVGTFDWHSIKPSTLKRMPVGETIVMVLTVVIVVATDNLAIGVIIGVTAAMVVFARRVSHFTSVTRSIEATDSGEQHALYTVEGELFFASSNDLTTQFDYVDDPDLVVIDMTKSHVWDASTVAALDAIETKYHQHGKRVDIRGMNDASQAFHGRLAGNLGAGH, encoded by the coding sequence ATGCGCGACGAAGCGCCCCACGACATTCCCCCGCGGGCACCGAGCGTCCGCTTCCCTCACCGAAGGAGAACCGTGACGACCGTCACGCAGTCCGTGCCCGTCCAGGTGCACCACAGTCCCACCGTCCTGTCCGCCCTGCGGAACCCGAGGATCCTGCTCCGTGAGGTCCTCGCAGGCCTCGTCGTCGCCCTCGCGCTGATCCCGGAAGCGATCTCGTTCTCGATCATCGCCGGCGTCGACCCCCGCGTCGGCCTGTTCTCGGCGTTCGTGATGGCCGTCGTCATCTCGTTCGTCGGCGGACGTGCCGCGATGATCTCCGGCGCGACCGGCGCCATCGCCCTCGTCGTCGCCCCGGTCATGAAGAACCACGGCCTCGACTACCTCATCGCCACCGTCCTGCTGGGCGGGGTCTTCCAACTCGTCCTCGGCGGGCTGGGAGCGGCGAAGCTGATGCGCTTCGTCCCACGGTCGGTGATGGTCGGGTTCGTCAACGCGCTCGCGATCCTGATCTTCACCGCGCAGCTGCCGAACATCATCGGCGTCGACCGGCTCGTCTGGCCGATCGGCGCCGCCGGGATCGCGATCATCGTCATCCTGCCCCGGCTCACCAAGGCCGTCCCCGCACCGCTCGTCGCGATCGTCGTCCTGACCCTCGTCACCGTGCTCGCGTCCATCGCGATCCCGACCGTCGGCGACGAGGGCAAGCTGCCGGACAGCCTCCCGACCCTGTTCATCCCGAACGTCCCGTTGAACCTCGAGACGCTGACGACCATCGCTCCCTACGCCCTCGCGATGGCCCTGGTGGGACTCCTCGAATCGCTGATGACGGCGAAGCTCGTCGACGAGGTCACCGACACCGGGTCCCGCAAGACCCGCGAAGCCCTCGGGCAGGGGGTGGCGAACATCGCCTCCGGACTGTTCGGTGGCATGGGCGGCTGCGCGATGATCGGCCAGACGATGATCAACGTCAAGGCCTCCGGTGCCCGCACCCGCATCTCCACCTTCCTCTCCGGTGTGTTCCTGCTGGTCCTCGTCGTCGGGCTCGGTGACGTGGTCGCCATCATCCCGATGGCCGCCCTCGTCGCCGTGATGGTCATGGTCTCCGTCGGCACCTTCGACTGGCACAGCATCAAGCCCTCGACGCTCAAGCGGATGCCCGTCGGGGAGACGATCGTCATGGTCCTCACCGTCGTCATCGTCGTCGCCACCGACAACCTGGCCATCGGCGTCATCATCGGCGTGACCGCCGCGATGGTCGTCTTCGCCCGACGGGTCTCGCACTTCACCTCCGTGACCCGGAGCATCGAGGCGACCGACAGCGGCGAGCAGCACGCCCTCTACACGGTCGAGGGTGAGCTCTTCTTCGCCTCGAGCAACGACCTCACCACGCAGTTCGACTACGTCGACGACCCCGACCTCGTCGTCATCGACATGACGAAGTCACACGTCTGGGACGCCTCCACCGTCGCCGCGCTCGACGCGATCGAGACGAAGTACCACCAGCACGGCAAGCGGGTCGACATCCGCGGCATGAACGACGCCAGCCAGGCATTCCACGGCCGCCTCGCCGGGAACCTCGGCGCCGGCCACTGA
- a CDS encoding TetR/AcrR family transcriptional regulator has product MSTAPRLRRDAQANVEKLRAAAIAVFTQRGLSAPLEDIAREAGVSIGTLYNRIGSREDLIDAVVPDIAGAKLRTLRERTLAQDTPRAQLETFIAEMIDLQRSDPAMNDAMLRRYPDAVLLINACERSMALGAELVDNAHAAGVLSPDFTADDLMTVLWMAGMACHDPGAPEGWRRAVDRSVAAAWTAGG; this is encoded by the coding sequence GTGAGCACCGCCCCCCGCCTGCGTCGAGATGCGCAGGCGAACGTCGAGAAGCTGCGCGCCGCCGCCATCGCGGTCTTCACACAGCGAGGGCTCTCCGCGCCGCTGGAGGACATCGCCCGCGAAGCCGGTGTGAGCATCGGGACGCTCTACAACCGCATCGGCTCGCGTGAAGACCTCATCGACGCCGTCGTGCCGGACATCGCGGGCGCGAAGCTCCGGACCCTCCGGGAACGGACACTGGCCCAGGACACTCCGCGCGCGCAGCTCGAGACCTTCATCGCCGAGATGATCGACCTGCAGCGGAGCGACCCAGCCATGAACGACGCGATGCTCCGGCGGTACCCCGACGCCGTCCTCCTCATCAACGCGTGTGAACGGTCGATGGCACTCGGAGCGGAACTCGTGGACAACGCCCACGCCGCCGGAGTGCTCTCCCCGGACTTCACCGCCGATGACCTGATGACCGTGCTCTGGATGGCGGGGATGGCCTGCCACGACCCTGGCGCTCCGGAGGGCTGGCGCCGGGCCGTCGATCGCAGCGTCGCCGCCGCGTGGACCGCCGGGGGATGA
- a CDS encoding SDR family NAD(P)-dependent oxidoreductase has protein sequence MPLITIIGAGPGLGLAIARAFGQKGFDVALVARDRSKVDALAAQLTAEGIQARGFTADVGAPDTIRAALRSIRETLGPIDVLEFSPADRTLESVDAVDVTMENLQPQIDFYLGGAIAAVGEVLPDMVAAGSGTVLVTTGGGALAPTPVRGNVNIAAAGLRNWTLNLNAALAEKGVYVGFVAITALIGGGRPDAEPAVIAQSYVTLHDERRDAELHYVAYDG, from the coding sequence ATGCCCCTCATCACGATCATCGGAGCAGGACCCGGCCTAGGGCTCGCGATCGCCCGGGCATTCGGGCAGAAGGGCTTCGATGTGGCTCTCGTGGCCCGCGACCGATCGAAGGTGGACGCCCTCGCCGCACAGCTCACCGCGGAGGGCATCCAGGCTCGCGGGTTCACGGCCGACGTCGGCGCGCCCGACACGATCCGGGCCGCACTCCGCTCCATCCGGGAGACGCTCGGCCCGATCGACGTCCTGGAGTTCTCCCCGGCCGACCGGACTCTGGAGTCGGTCGATGCCGTGGACGTGACGATGGAGAACCTGCAGCCGCAGATCGACTTCTACCTCGGAGGCGCCATCGCGGCCGTCGGTGAGGTCCTGCCGGACATGGTCGCCGCGGGTTCCGGCACGGTGCTCGTGACGACCGGCGGCGGTGCACTTGCGCCGACGCCGGTCCGCGGGAACGTCAACATCGCCGCGGCGGGGCTCCGCAACTGGACGCTCAACCTCAACGCGGCCCTGGCGGAGAAGGGTGTCTACGTCGGCTTCGTCGCCATCACCGCACTGATCGGAGGTGGGCGACCGGATGCCGAGCCGGCGGTCATCGCGCAGTCCTACGTGACGCTCCACGACGAGCGGCGGGACGCCGAGCTGCACTACGTCGCGTACGACGGCTGA